DNA from Triticum aestivum cultivar Chinese Spring chromosome 7D, IWGSC CS RefSeq v2.1, whole genome shotgun sequence:
GGGTTCCTAGCACTGCAGGACGTGAAGCTCCCCGACGACTCACTCGTCGTGGGCGCTGCCCAAAGCAACGCAGAGTGCGAATCCGCTTGCCAAAATAACTGCTCTTGCCAGGCCTACGCATTCTCCGCCGGGGTGTGCACCGTCTGGCATGGAGAGCTCAAGAACCTTGCGGACTCCGACATCACAGGCTCAGAACTGTATCTACGGCTTTCAAAAAGAGGATTGCAAGATCTTCAAAGCGTAGACAGGAAGAAAGGTGGGAGAAAGTTATGGCTTGTCCTTGGCATCACACTGGCCAGCGTTGCAGCACTGGCCACGTCGGTCATACTAACTTGGAGGATTGTTTCTGCCCGGACGAGGAGACTGGTCAGCATTGCAAACGTGAATGGATCCTCCTTGGCCGTGTACAGCTACAACGACATCCGTGCCGCCACAAAGAACTTTTCAGAGCGGCTGGGCGGCGGTGGCTTTGGCTCAGTGTACCATGGCGTCCTGAAGCAGCAAATGGGAGACAACACGGCCCAAGTTCAGGTGGCAGTCAAGAAGCTGGAAAGCCTTTGCCAGGGAGACAAACAATTTCGGACGGAGGTGAGCACACTGGGCTGCATCCAGCACGTTAACCTCGTCAGGCTCCTCGGGTTCTGCTCGTCGGGCAACAAAAAGATGCTCGTCTACGAGTACATGGCCAGAGGCTCCCTCGACGGCTATCTTTTCCGTGTAGGTGCGTGCCTGAGCTGGCGAGAAAGGTACTGCATCATGGTCGGCGTGGCGAGAGGGCTGACCTACCTGCACGACGGCTGCCACGAGTGTATCATACACTGTGACATCAAGCCGGGGAACATCCTACTGGACGAGGACATGTCCCCAAGGATCGCCGACTTTGGGATGGCGAAGCTGGTGGGAAGGGACTTCAGCTGCGCTCTTACGACGATGAGGGGCACCGTTGGGTACCTGGCGCCGGAGTGGATCTCGGGGCACCCCGTCAGCAGCAAGACCGACGTGTATAGCTTCGGAATGGTGCTATTCGAGCTCATCTCGGGACGACGAAACTCCGAGGGGTACAGTGAGGTGGAGGCTGCAGGGAGTGAGAGTAGTGAGTCGTGGATCTTCTTCCCTGTGTGGGCCGCGGGAAAGGTCTTGGAAGGGGACGTAAGTGCCTTGGCAGACCCGCGGCTGAATGGCGAGGTGGTGCTGGAGGAGCTGAAGCGGGCGTGCACGGTGGCGTGCTGGTGTATCCAGGACCAGGAGGGGCAGCGCCCGACCATGGCGCAGGTCGTGCAGGCCCTGGAGGGCACCATCCACGTCCAGGCACCGCCTGTGCCGCGAGTGTTGCAACAGCTCGTCACATGAGCTCATTAGCGCGAATCAATATTAGAACAATTGTACAAGCGTACACATCTGGCTACTGGCCTTTTGTTTTTCATTTGTACTGGGTGGGCGTTCCAATCATCGTATGTACTACTGTCACAGCACCTGTGGCGGATCTTGAAAGTGTTACTCTAATCCAAACGGGTGCATTTGTTCTCGGATTAGGATGACGGCGGTTCTGTTGCTTTGTGGTTACTTAATAAACAGTCAATTATATCAATGGTGTTTGAACTTAATGCAAATGGTCACATTGACGCTAGAACTTGCGGCACACATTCAACTGGTGCAAAAAATAGGCATAGGCATGCAGATATGATGCAAATCGCATTTCGATACAAAATCGACGATGACTTGTCATGCTAGCAtggcatccccccccccccccccccccccgtcagtgACCGGAAGGCTCACAGGAGGGCGTGTggcctttttttttgcaaaaccccCCTTTTTTCACACGGAAGCCCCTGTCAACGTTGGAGAGTTGGCATTTCATTTTTTTGCATCTATGAGaagtgggtcccatctgtcaatAAAGTGCAAAGACTAACGAAAAATGAAGTATCCATGTCTCCAACCCACGACCATACCTAGCACACACTCAGTCCAAACCACTCGACCATTCAACTCCTAACGTAAAACGTGGATAACTACGCTTAATATAACAAAATAAACACGCTCTTGGAGCTCAAATGCACTGCGGTCAGTGCAGCCCATTTGCACCTATTTTCTTTAGAAAATTGTAAAAGAATGTAAATTCTAACCTTAGTAATAAAAATAACGTTTAGTTATCCGTGTCGTATAAATATTATACGGACCGAACAGCTTACTTTTCATAATTGTTCACGtattattttaaaaatgttcatatattGCTATTTTAAATAATATTTATGAATTAAATGTTTTTGTATAATCTAAACAATACAAATATTTTTAACATTACAATGAAAGGCAGATCTTATGAAGTGGAGAAGGCATACATACAGTTTTATCCTTTTTTATGAGATGGAGAAGGCAGATCTGATGAAGTGGAGAAGGCACATCCACCGGTTTTTAACCATTTTATTCAACTTCTAGATGATGGCATGTTGACGGATGGGAAAGGCCGAACCATATGAGCTCAAATTTAGGAGTGGAGCACCTAATAGCAGGAATGGCTGGGAAAATCACAATGTGGAAGGTTCACGGGACCTTGTCGGGCATCAGGTTTGTGTATACAAGGGACTGTTGTTGTGAAGCCGCCAGTATGCACATGCTTAATGCCATGTACATTTGTACTTCCAGGTTTAAAAAGACTTCACACCCGAGTTTCGCAACAGGGTGAGTGAGATTATGATATTTGAGCCACTGTCGCGCGACAATCTGAGGGGGATTGTGAAAATCCAGATGAAGAGCATTGTTGCCATCGTAGCTAGCAAGGGCATCTCTGTATCTGCAAGCAATGCCGCGCCGGACGTGGTTTTGTCGAAATCTTACAAGCCAGTAAGCACAGCTTCCTTTCAAACCTAAGGAATTATTAGGCTCATGTTTAATGTAACAATGTTTATGTTTTGGTAACCATCCATGCTTAATTTGTCTGGCAATTTTTTTTGATAAAGGGCGCATTTATCTATTACTAggaaatgtgcccgtgcgttgcaacgggagaaacaaattCTCGCACGGCCCTAGCCACCCATTCTATGATTGTGCAATTTTCTCCTCTGTGTCACCATTGCCGATGCACCCATATTGTCCACCTATTCACGGCGAACATGATCAATCTAAAGTGATGTGCTTGTCATCATACAATGGCATAACGCTCGTGCGTCATTACAAAGTAAACGCTGAACAGTTGATCCTCATCATCGTGGTGACGGGTGCCAGCGGCTCTAGCGCGGCGTGCTTCTGCCAGCCAGCAGATGCTTTGGCGACCACCCCGGAAATTGCGAGGGCCTCCTCCGTGATTTGGAGTACATATATAGTAAAAAAGGCCATTATATTGAACGTTTGAGCCGATCGATTCACCGTCTAATTTACATAAGGGCAGCAATGCAGGCCTACCAACTAATGCATGCATGTACAAACCAAATCCAACTCAGCTTCAGTTAATACTTGATACTATTTTGTCAGAGAGAAAACTAATAGTACCTGAGCAGTATCACGACAAACCTAGAATAATATATTTTGAAAAAACTCTATTTTGTAAGAAAGAAAAGTAATAATACCAGATTGGTGTCAGTCATTAATACATGTGACTGCTGAACGTGCCAGATTATTAAAATTATATATGAAATATACATCTCCTTTTCCCGGCAAAAAAATATACATCTCCTTTTCAGAAGTCAGTGCATGACGTTGTAAAAAACTGTTCGTCTCTATAGGTTCTTTTAGGAGCCCTACAGGTTAAATTATCTACCCCGTTTGATCAGGGTCAGGTTACGTGATTATGGTGCAGTCCATGTACTGTTGACacgtatcatcatcatcatcacatgaaAGACTTGGGTTTCTTTAAAAAAAGCACACAAGAGACTTGGACGCAGGAGGCAAAAAATCACCGTGACGTACAAATATGTAGTACGTGCCTAAGAGCTACAGGAAAAAGGGGGAAGTGGAGTCCCAGCTCGAGGAATTGATCCTTAGAGGCAGGCAGGAAAGACGGGTCGCTTTCTTTCTTCCAGGAGAAGAAAGAAAGGCGATCTCGCCTCTTGCCGCCAGGGCGCCTTCGTTCGccgccgtcctccggcggctcccctccgctgaTGACCTCGGTCATCGATTGGGGGTCACCGATCCATGCGTGTGGATTGTTTTAGGCATTAGTTTCTTAGAATTTTGGGTTGTTCATCGTCATGATTTCGGCGGTGGGATGGCGGCGCCGACCAATAAATCTTCAGATCCTTCCCCAACGAGGCGATCCGCTTTTGGGGTGGATTTAGAAACCagactgttcaagcaaggatggtgtggcggcggcggcatcctcgcagtggacttgtgtcctcgggctccgccgttgcgacggcatTTGCTCCAGCGctggcgtggagcttgggaggtagtccaggagcggatgcagattgtggtctgcatcgacggcaTCTGAAAGATAGTATGGTTTCCTCCTTCAACGTCTTAGTTGGgcgggggtgccagatctggagttcgatggcgtgtctggggtgttgctccggtctgattcgttcaacggcaatggcttcgcttttattggcgagccaccttggaggtccgcagagctgcatatcagcgatggagccgtgtcgagctcgggtgtggaggtgatccttcattttcttctttggtggctgctatggtggtgccagaggcaggtgacgggcgttggtgtcaagctcagagaatTCTTCAGTTTTACTTCTTGGCTGGTGTTTCTGTGTGCAAAGGCTAGCGTTCTGCTGTCTTTCCAGTTTTGTCAGGTCGGTATGTACGTGGCTTGTACTATAatccttatgatataaatgagacacgtattaccatgtaaTTAAAAAGAGTCCCAGCTCGAGAGGTATACGGAGTGGGCCAAAAAAATAGAACATCCGCACTCGATGTAGAGCCCAACCCACCATCGTGGATTCACTATTTACAAAAGTCAACCCAAAGAATTGTATGCAGCTATATTTCTTTTCTTTTGGAATCCGCCAAACAAACATGCACTCTACCAAAGATTTGAGGAATGGGAAGTTTTAGCGAAATACACAGTCCCCCAAATTGACAGTGAAGGCGGGGGTGTATATAGAGAAATTTACACAAGAAAATGAGCGCACTTAAACGGTAGTCAAGGGGTCCCATAGGCCATAGCAATGATTAGAGGATTGATTAGGGATGATGCGCAGCAAAAAATCATGTCAAAAACTACCTTTGTTGCTAAATACAAGATGTTTTCACAGTTTAAATTGAACTGCCAacacgtcttatatttaggaaaaGTGGGTGTATTTAATATGCTTGAATTTAATTCTTGGTGCAAAATTCCTTCAAATCATGTATTTAGAGAACACAATTCCCTCCAAAAGTTTTGGTGAACACATAAAAATGGAAGTAAGAATTAGACCGAAAAATTGAGACAGCAAACTGTACCACGTGGAATAGACTGTAATAATTTTATAGTAAGTATTTCAAACTAAGGCCAATTACGTTCCTTTCAATCCAACTAACATCTTTCCTTGGAATATTAAATACAAAAAAAATAACAACTAGCATAATACGACAAATTACTGAAAAAAAATACTAAGCATAAGTAGGTAATAATTAATGTATATGTACGAATCATAGAGCAATCACAATTCTAATGAAGGCGGCGGAGGAAGAGAAAATCAGGTTCACATATAAGGCATAGAAATATAGATTCAGTTCCTGCttcaaatttatttatttatttttgagataTCATAAGAGAGTTATGCCTCCTTGGTGCCTTTAAGAACAGTAATTGATAAAAAAGAATGTGCTGCCAATTTTATAACTATGGCTGCTAATATATTAATATTATTCTGGTTGGCCACTGAAAGTAGTATGAACTTATCAATGATTTACTTAAAATACTCCCATAATTCTATATAGCATGTTCATATGACAATAATAATGACCAGAACTTTTATTTGAAGACCCTATAAAAATCTAAAATATCATCTATATTAATCTGTCAAAAATGTAGCcgtgcaaatgcgcgggtcactccGCTAGTtaaatcaaaatgtagcatcaagaggTTACAAAGCAAGACGAGCAAACACCAAACTTccgcataactaagatgcacatagCTAAAACCTAGTAGTCTcagaacatgaaataaaaaaataGACATATCAACAATAGTAGAGTCATATTGGACTGACGctatgcctatgtcgaaggagGTGGTGGACCGATCCTTAGAGTATGCTCcaacccatgttgggtaaaaatctCCCTGACCACCCGCGACAACCGCATACACACCGCCTTAAACAGTGATTGATATTCTGTTCGGTATAGCATAGACTGTCTATGAAACAAGAGCGTACAACAAAAATAACCCGCAATGGAGAAGAGTTTCTTCCACTAAAATCAAAATCATTTCTAAATAGACAGAGCGACCATAATAAGACATACGCTTCAACACTTATTAGCATTATGAATCTATTTGGAATATCGTCCGGTCAATGACAAAAAATATTGGCAACATTTATGGGCGGATACAAATTGGATGCTATTTGGAAGACGCACCATGTAGAACGCGCAAACTTGCACTGGAAAAAGAGGTGTTTGTTTGTCTCATCATGAGAACAGAAGATACACTTCTTGCTTCCTAGCCAATTGCGACGGGGCCAGATTGCCTTTTGTTAGCACAACTCCCCTTGAAAGATACCACGTGAAGATtttaacttttagtggaatctccgacttccaattttttttgttattATCTACTGGGACCTCTAAATGCGCGAGCGCACGCACATAGAGTCTACTATGAAGGACACCGATGTAGTCAGATTCTAGCGAAACAAATCCTGTCTATGTGTCAGGTTAGTCCAATCCAATCGGGATAA
Protein-coding regions in this window:
- the LOC123164805 gene encoding G-type lectin S-receptor-like serine/threonine-protein kinase At2g19130, whose translation is MSFIIATFAALSLCFAPAPGAGTISARRPLPGSDTLVSAQGKFELGLFSPAGSSDGRFYLGIWYKNIPGQTIVWVGNRASPLSGIASAELRVSANDGNLELLGPTAASASPVVVWSSNLSSSSPGSNNTAEIRDNGNLVLLDGSNSSNVLWQSFDHPTDTHMPGAWLGENKLTGEYQTLTSWRNAQDPAPGVFTDTLDPNGSSEFLSMWNQSRTYWRTGVWTGRFFARYPEGTRNLLLNQTYVDTPVYRGVTYVLYHNESIARMVLDLTGQAKRYVWVPARQTWQLFWVGPTMQCDVYALCGAFGVCNQRSQLPCRCPSGFTPASEAEWMLSNWSGGCRRSSPLMCSRSGLTTDGFLALQDVKLPDDSLVVGAAQSNAECESACQNNCSCQAYAFSAGVCTVWHGELKNLADSDITGSELYLRLSKRGLQDLQSVDRKKGGRKLWLVLGITLASVAALATSVILTWRIVSARTRRLVSIANVNGSSLAVYSYNDIRAATKNFSERLGGGGFGSVYHGVLKQQMGDNTAQVQVAVKKLESLCQGDKQFRTEVSTLGCIQHVNLVRLLGFCSSGNKKMLVYEYMARGSLDGYLFRVGACLSWRERYCIMVGVARGLTYLHDGCHECIIHCDIKPGNILLDEDMSPRIADFGMAKLVGRDFSCALTTMRGTVGYLAPEWISGHPVSSKTDVYSFGMVLFELISGRRNSEGYSEVEAAGSESSESWIFFPVWAAGKVLEGDVSALADPRLNGEVVLEELKRACTVACWCIQDQEGQRPTMAQVVQALEGTIHVQAPPVPRVLQQLVT